The Halichoerus grypus chromosome 14, mHalGry1.hap1.1, whole genome shotgun sequence genome contains a region encoding:
- the ABCA2 gene encoding ATP-binding cassette sub-family A member 2 isoform X2, giving the protein MASETSLASCSTPTPRSLSCWSASTVWWRRATCSTLRGPAWARSSRPCASTWRPSAPARTPGRATWTDLQNLSLPNSTAQALLAAQVDLPEVYHLLFGPSPALDVGSGLPRGQDQPWSRLGSNPLFRMEELLLAPALLEQLTCTRGSGELGRILTVSQGQQTALQGYRDAVCSGQAAARAQRFSGLAAELHNQLDVAKIAQQLGLDAPDASAPQRQPPPPQRLQVLLEDLLDAQKVLQDVDVLSALALLLPQGACARRAPGPPASGPGRTANGTGAAGGTSSNSTVEEGAPSAAAPASSDALQGQCSAFVQLWAGLQPILCGNNRTIEPEALRQGNMSSLGFTSKEQRNLGLLVHLMTSNPKILYAPAGTEADRVILKANETFAFVGNVTHYAQVWLNISAEIRSFLEQGRLQQHLGWLQQYVAELRLHPEALNLSLEELPPALRQDNFSLPNGSALLQQLDTIDNAACGWIQFMSKVSVDIFKGFPDEESIVNYTLNQAYQDNVTVFASVIFQTRKDGSLPPHVHYKIRQNSSFTEKTNEIRRAYWRPGPNTGGRFYFLYGFVWIQDMMERAIINTFVGHDVVEPGNYVQMFPYPCYTRDDFLFVIEHMMPLCMVISWVYSVAMTIQHIVAEKEHRLKEVMKTMGLNNAVHWVAWFITGFVQLSISVTALTAILKYGQVLMHSHVLIIWLFLAVYAVATIMFCFLVSVLYSKAKLASACGGIIYFLSYVPYMYVAIREEVAHDKITAFEKCIASLMSTTAFGLGSKYFALYEVAGVGIQWHTFSQSPVEGDDFNLLLAVTMLMVDAAVYGVLTWYIEAVHPGMYGLPRPWYFPLQKSYWLGSGRAEAWEWSWPWARAPRLSVMEEDQACAMESRRLEEMRGMEEEPTHLPLVVCVDKLTKVYKNDKKLALNRLSLNLYENQVVSFLGHNGAGKTTTMSILTGLFPPTSGSATIYGHDIRTEMDEIRKNLGMCPQHNVLFDRLTVEEHLWFYSRLKSMAQEEIRKEMDKMIEDLELSNKRHSLVQTLSGGMKRKLSVAIAFVGGSRAIILDEPTAGVDPYARRAIWDLILKYKPGRTILLSTHHMDEADLLGDRIAIISHGKLKCCGSPLFLKGAYGDGYRLTLVKRPAEPGDPQEPGLPASPPGRTQLSSCSEPQVSQFIRKHVASCLLVSDTSTELSYILPSEAAKKGAFERLFQHLEQSLDALHLSSFGLMDTTLEEVFLKVSEEDQSLENSEADVKESKKDALPGAGGPASPGEVHAGGLARCTELAQSQASLQSASSVGSARGDEGPTYADGYGDYRPLFDNLQDPDNVSLQEAEAEALTRVGQGSRKLEGWWLKVRQFHGLLVKRFHCARRNSKALSSQILLPAFFVCVAMTVALSVPEIGDLPPLVLSPSQYHNYTQPRGNFIPYANEERQEYRLRLSPDASPQQLVSTFRLPSGVGATCVLKSPANGSLGPVLNLSSGESRLLAATFFDSMCLESFTQGLPLSNFVPPPPSPAPSDSPVSPEEDPLQAWNASLPPTSGPDNWTSAPSLPRLVREPVRCTCSAQGTGFSCPGGVGGRPPQMRVVTGDILTDITGHNVSEYLLFTSDRFRLHRYGAITFGNVQKSIPASFGARAPVMVRKIAVRRAAQVFYNNKGYHSMPTYLNSLNNAILRANLPKGKGNPAAYGITVTNHPMNKTSASLSLDYLLQGTDVVIAIFIIVAMSFVPASFVVFLVAEKSTKAKHLQFVSGCNPVIYWLANYVWDMLNYLVPATCCVIILFVFDLPAYTSPTNFPAVLSLFLLYGWSITPIMYPASFWFEVPSSAYVFLIVINLFIGITATVATFLLQLFEHDKDLKVVNSYLKSCFLIFPNYNLGHGLMEMAYNEYINEYYAKIGQFDKMKSPFEWDIVTRGLVAMTVEGFVGFFLTIMCQYNFLRQPQRMPVSTKPVEDDVDVASERQRVLRGDADNDMVKIENLTKVYKSRKIGRILAVDRLCLGVRPGECFGLLGVNGAGKTSTFKMLTGDESTTGGEAFVNGHSVLKELLQVQQSLGYCPQFDALFDELTAREHLQLYTRLRGVPWKDEARVVKWALEKLELSKYADKPAGTYSGGNKRKLSTAIALIGYPAFIFLDEPTTGMDPKARRFLWNLILDLIKTGRSVVLTSHSMEECEALCTRLAIMVNGRLRCLGSIQHLKNRFGDGYMITVRTKSSQNVKDVVRFFNRNFPEAVLKERHHTKVQYQLQSEHISLAQVFSKMEQVVGVLGIEDYSVSQTTLDNVFVNFAKKQSDNLEQQETEPPSALRSPLGRLLSLFRPRSAPTELRALVADEPEDLDTEDEGLISFEEERAQLSFNTDTLC; this is encoded by the exons ATGGCCAGCGAGACGAGTTTGGCTTCCTGCAGTACGCCAACTCCAC GGTCACTCAGCTGCTGGAGCGCCTCAACCGTGTGGTGGAGGAGAGCAACCTGTTCGACCCTGCGCGGCCCAGCTTGGGCTCGGAGCTCGAGGCCCTGCGCCAGCACCTGGAGGCCCTCCGCTCCGGCCCGGACACCTGGGAGAGCCACTTGGACAGACCTACAG AATCTGTCGCTACCTAATAGCACAGCTCAGGCCCTCCTGGCTGCCCAGGTGGACCTGCCTGAG GTCTATCACCTGCTTTTTGGCCCTTCGCCTGCCCTAGACGTGGGGTCAGGACTCCCCAGGGGTCAGGACCAGCCCTGGAGCCGCCTGGGTAGCAATCCCCTATTCCGGATGGAG GAGCTGCTGTTGGCCCCTGCCCTGCTGGAACAACTCACCTGTACACGGGGCTCCGGGGAGCTAGGCCGGATCCTCACTGTGTCCCAGGGTCAGCAGACAGCACTGCAGGGCTACCGGGATGCTGTCTGCAGTGGGCAGGCTGCAGCCCGTGCCCAGCGATTTTCTGGGCTGGCTGCTGAGCTCCACAACCAGCTGGATGTGGCCAAGATCGCCCAGCAG CTGGGCCTGGACGCCCCCGACGCCTCGGCCCCCCAGCGGCAGCCGCCACCCCCACAGCGGCTGCAGGTGCTGTTGGAGGACCTGCTGGACGCCCAGAAAGTTCTGCAGGATGTGGACGTCCTCTCGGCCCTGGCCCTGCTGCTGCCCCAGGGCGCCTGCGCCCGCCGTGCACCGGGCCCCCCAGCCAGCGGCCCTGGAAGGACGGCCAACGGCACCGGAGCTGCGGGGGGCACGAGCTCCAACTCCACGGTGGAGGAGGGCGCCCCGTCCGCTGCGGCTCCGGCCTCCTCGGACGCGCTGCAGGGTCAGTGCTCCGCCTTCGTGCAGCTCTGGGCTGGCCTGCAGCCCATCCTGTGTGGCAACAACCG CACCATCGAGCCGGAGGCACTGCGGCAGGGCAACATGAGCTCCCTGGGCTTTACGAGCAAGGAGCAGCGGAACTTGGGCCTTCTCGTGCACCTTATGACCAGCAATCCCAAGATCCTGTACGCGCCGGCGGGCACTGAGGCAGACCGCGTCATCCTCAAG GCCAACGAGACCTTTGCCTTTGTAGGCAATGTGACCCACTACGCCCAAGTGTGGCTCAACATCTCTGCCGAGATCCGCAGCTTCCTGGAGCAGGGCCGGCTGCAGCAGCATCTGGGCTGGCTGCAGCAG TATGTGGCAGAGCTGCGGCTGCACCCCGAAGCGCTGAACCTGTCCCTGGAGGAGCTACCGCCTGCCCTGCGTCAGGACAACTTCTCACTGCCCAACGGCTCGGCCCTCCTGCAGCAGCTGGACACCATTGACAATGCGGCCTGCGGCTGGATCCAGTTCATGTCCAAG GTGAGTGTGGACATCTTCAAGGGTTTTCCCGATGAAGAGAGCATCGTCAACTATACCCTCAACCAGGCCTACCAGGACAATGTCACCGTGTTCGCCA GCGTGATCTTCCAGACCCGCAAGGACGGTTCCCTGCCGCCCCACGTGCACTACAAGATCCGCCAAAACTCCAGCTTCACTGAGAAAACCAATGAGATCCGCCGGGCCTACTGGCGGCCGGGGCCCAACACGGGCGGCCGCTTCTATTTCCTGTATGGCTTCGTCTGGATCCAGG ACATGATGGAGCGTGCCATCATCAACACCTTCGTGGGGCACGACGTGGTGGAGCCCGGCAACTACGTACAGATGTTTCCCTACCCCTGCTACACGCGAGAcga CTTCCTGTTTGTGATCGAGCACATGATGCCACTCTGCATGGTGATTTCCTGGGTCTACTCGGTGGCCATGACCATCCAGCACATTGTAGCGGAGAAGGAGCACCGGCTGAAGGAG GTGATGAAGACCATGGGCCTGAACAACGCGGTGCACTGGGTGGCCTGGTTCATCACCGGCTTCGTGCAGCTCTCCATCTCCGTGACGGCACTCACGGCCATCCTCAAGTACGGCCAGGTCCTCATGCACAGCCACGTGCTCATCATCTGGCTCTTCCTGGCCGTCTATGCCGTGGCCACCATCATGTTTTG CTTCCTGGTATCTGTGCTGTACTCCAAGGCCAAGCTGGCCTCGGCCTGTGGCGGCATCATCTACTTCCTGAGCTATGTGCCCTACATGTACGTGGCAATCCGCGAGGAGGTGGCCCACGACAAGATTACCGCCTTTGAGAAGTGCATTGCG TCCCTGATGTCCACAACGGCCTTCGGCCTGGGCTCCAAGTACTTTGCGCTGTACGAGGTGGCAGGCGTGGGCATCCAGTGGCACACGTTCAGCCAGTCTCCTGTGGAAGGCGACGACTTCAACCTGCTCCTGGCTGTCACCATGCTGATGGTGGATGCGGCCGTCTACGGCGTGCTCACGTGGTACATTGAGGCCGTGCACCCAG GCATGTACGGGCTGCCCCGGCCCTGGTACTTCCCGCTGCAGAAGTCCTACTGGCTGGGCAGCGGGCGCGCGGAGGCCTGGGAGTGGAGCTGGCCGTGGGCACGTGCCCCCCGGCTCAGCGTCATGGAGGAGGACCAGGCCTGCGCTATGGAGAGCCGGCGCTTGG AGGAGATGCGGGGCATGGAGGAGGAGCCCACCCACCTGCCGCTGGTAGTTTGCGTGGACAAGCTCACCAAGGTCTACAAGAACGATAAGAAGCTGGCTTTAAACAGGCTGAGCCTGAACCTCTACGAGAACCAGGTGGTGTCCTTCCTGGGACACAACGGGGCTGGCAAGACAACTACCAT GTCGATCCTCACTGGCTTGTTCCCGCCGACCTCGGGGTCGGCCACCATCTACGGGCACGACATCCGCACAGAGATGGACGAGATCCGCAAGAACCTGGGCATGTGTCCACAGCACAACGTGCTCTTTGACCGGCTCACGGTGGAGGAGCACCTCTGGTTCTACTCGAGGCTCAAGAGCATGGCCCAGGAGGAGATCCGCAAGGAGATGGAcaa GATGATCGAGGACCTAGAGCTCTCCAATAAGCGTCACTCGCTGGTGCAGACGCTGTCGGGCGGCATGAAGCGCAAGCTCTCTGTGGCCATCGCCTTTGTGGGCGGCTCCCGCGCCATCATCCTGGACGAGCCCACCGCAGGCGTGGACCCTTATGCACGCCGAGCCATCTGGGACCTCATCCTGAAGTACAAGCCGG GCCGCACCATCCTGCTGTCCACCCACCACATGGATGAGGCCGACCTGCTCGGGGATCGCATCGCCATTATCTCGCACGGGAAGCTCAAGTGCTGTGGCTCCCCACTCTTCCTCAAGGGCGCCTACGGGGACGGCTACCGGCTCACTCTGGTCAAGCGGCCTGCTGAGCCTGGGGACCCCCAAG AGCCAGGGCTGCCAGCCAGCCCCCCAGGCCGCACCCAGCTGAGCAGCTGCTCAGAGCCCCAGGTCTCCCAGTTCATCCGCAAGCACGTGGCCTCCTGCCTGCTGGTCTCGGACACCAGCACAGAGCTCTCCTACATCCTGCCTAGCGAGGCTGCCAAGAAGGGGGCCTTCGAGCGTCTCTTCCAG CACCTGGAGCAGAGTCTGGATGCGCTGCACTTGAGCAGCTTCGGGCTGATGGACACCACGCTGGAGGAGGTATTCCTCAAGGTGTCAGAGGAGGACCAGTCTCTGGAGAACAGTGAGGCGG ATGTGAAGGAGTCCAAGAAGGACGCactgcccggggcggggggcccgGCCTCGCCGGGGGAGGTGCACGCTGGCGGCCTGGCCCGGTGCACCGAGCTGGCACAGTCTCAGGCGTCCCTGCAGTCCGCATCATCTGTGGGCTCTGCCCGTGGTGACGAGGGACCCACCTACGCGGATGGCTATGGCGACTACCGTCCCCTCTTTGACAACCTACAGGACCCCGACAACGTCAGCCTGCAAG AAGCCGAGGCAGAGGCCCTGACGAGGGTCGGCCAGGGCAGCCGCAAGCTGGAAGGCTGGTGGCTGAAGGTGCGCCAGTTCCACGGGCTCCTGGTGAAGCGCTTCCACTGCGCCCGCCGCAACTCGAAGGCGCTCTCCTCCCAGATCCTGCTCCCCGCCTTCTTTGTCTGCGTGGCCATGACTGTGGCCCTCTCCGTCCCTGAGATTG GTGACCTGCCCCCGCTGGTCCTGTCACCCTCCCAGTACCACAACTACACCCAGCCCCGTGGCAACTTCATCCCCTACGCCAACGAGGAGCGCCAGGAGTACCG GTTGCGACTGTCGCCGGACGCCAGCCCCCAGCAGCTGGTGAGCACGTTCCGGCTGCCGTCGGGGGTGGGCGCCACCTGTGTGCTGAAGTCTCCGGCCAACGGCTCCCTGGGGCCCGTGCTGAACCTGAGCAGCGGCGAGTCCCGCCTGCTGGCGGCGACGTTCTTTGACAGCATGTGCCTGGAGTCCTTTACGCAAGGGCTGCCGCTGTCCAACTTCGTgccgcccccaccctcccccgctCCGTCCGACTCCCCTGTGTCCCCAGAGGAGGACCCGCTACAGGCCTGGAATGCTTCGCTGCCCCCCACCTCCGGGCCAG ACAACTGGACGTCGGCGCCGTCCCTGCCGCGCCTGGTGCGGGAGCCCGTCCGTTGCACCTGCTCTGCACAAGGCACTGGATTCTCCTGCCCGGGGGGTGTGGGTGGGCGTCCACCCCAGATGCGGGTGGTCACGGGAGACATCCTGACCGACATCACTGGCCACAATGTCTCCGAGTACCTGCTCTTCACCTCTGACCGCTTCCGGCTGCATCG GTATGGGGCCATCACCTTTGGCAACGTCCAGAAGTCCATCCCAGCGTCATTTGGTGCCCGGGCCCCAGTCATGGTGCGGAAGATTGCGGTGCGCAGGGCAGCCCAG GTTTTCTACAACAACAAGGGTTACCACAGCATGCCCACCTACCTCAATAGCCTGAACAATGCTATCCTGCGCGCCAACCTGCCCAAGGGCAAGGGCAACCCTGCGGCCTATG GCATCACTGTCACCAACCACCCCATGAACAAGACGAGCGCCAGCCTATCCCTGGATTACCT GCTGCAGGGCACGGACGTGGTCATCGCCATCTTCATCATCGTGGCCATGTCCTTCGTGCCAGCCAGCTTCGTGGTCTTCCTGGTGGCCGAGAAGTCTACCAAGGCCAAGCACCTGCAGTTTGTCAGTGGTTGTAACCCCGTCATCTACTGGCTCGCCAACTACGTGTGGGACATG CTTAACTACCTGGTCCCAGCCACCTGCTGCGTCATCATCCTGTTTGTGTTCGACTTGCCGGCCTACACATCACCCACCAACTTCCCtgccgtgctctctctcttcctgctctaTGG GTGGTCTATCACCCCCATCATGTACCCGGCCTCCTTCTGGTTCGAGGTACCCAGCTCAGCCTACGTGTTTCTCATTGTCATCAACCTCTTCATCGGCATCACGGCCACGGTGGCCACCTTCCTGCTGCAGCTCTTCGAGCATGacaag GACTTGAAGGTGGTCAATAGTTACCTGAAAAGCTGCTTCCTCATCTTCCCCAACTACAACCTGGGCCATGGGCTCATGGAGATGGCCTACAATGAGTACATCAACGAGTACTACGCCAAGATCG GCCAGTTTGACAAGATGAAGTCCCCGTTCGAGTGGGACATTGTCACCAGGGGGCTGGTGGCCATGACGGTCGAAGGCTTCGTCGGCTTCTTCCTCACCATCATGTGCCAGTACAACTTCCTGAGGCAGCCACA GCGAATGCCAGTGTCTACCAAGCCCGTGGAGGACGATGTGGACGTGGCCAGCGAGCGGCAGCGGGTGCTGCGGGGGGACGCTGACAATGACATGGTCAAGATCGAGAACCTGACCAAG GTGTACAAGTCTCGCAAGATCGGCCGTATCCTGGCGGTGGATCGCCTGTGCCTGGGCGTGCGTCCTGGCGAGTGCTTTGGCCTTCTGGGCGTGAACGGCGCCGGCAAGACCAGCACCTTCAAGATGCTGACGGGTGACGAGAGCACAACGGGGGGCGAGGCCTTTGTCAACGGGCACAG CGTGCTCAAGGAGCTGCTCCAGGTGCAGCAGAGTCTGGGGTACTGCCCGCAGTTCGACGCCCTGTTCGACGAGCTCACGGCCCGGGAGCATCTGCAGCTGTACACGCGGCTCCGCGGCGTCCCCTGGAAGGACGAGGCGCGG GTGGTGAAGTGGGCCCTGGAGAAGCTGGAGTTGAGCAAGTACGCCGACAAGCCCGCGGGCACCTACAGCGGGGGCAACAAGCGGAAGCTGTCTACAGCCATTGCCCTCATCGGGTACCCCGCCTTCATCTTCCTG GATGAGCCCACCACGGGCATGGACCCCAAGGCCCGGCGCTTCCTTTGGAACCTCATTCTGGACCTCATCAAGACGGGGCGCTCGGTGGTGCTGACGTCCCACAG CATGGAGGAGTGCGAGGCGCTGTGCACACGTCTCGCCATCATGGTGAACGGGCGCCTGCGTTGTCTGGGCAGCATCCAGCACCTGAAGAACCG GTTTGGAGATGGCTACATGATCACGGTGAGGACCAAGAGCAGCCAGAACGTGAAGGATGTGGTGCGGTTCTTCAACCGGAACTTTCCAGAGGCTGTGCTCAAG GAGCGTCACCACACGAAGGTGCAGTACCAGCTCCAGTCGGAGCACATCTCACTGGCTCAGGTGTTCAGCAAGATGGAACAGGTGGTGGGCGTGCTTGGCATCGAGGACTACTCCGTCAGCCAGACCACCCTGGACAAC GTGTTTGTGAATTTTGCCAAGAAGCAGAGTGACAACTTGGAGCAGCAGGAAACAGAGCCACCCTCGGCCCTGCGGTCACCCCTGGGCCGCCTGCTTAGCCTCTTCCGGCCCCGCTCAGCCCCCACGGAGTTAAGGGCGCTGGTGGCTGACGAGCCTGAGGACCTGGACACAGAAGACGAGGGCCTCATCAGCTTCGAGGAGGAGCGG GCCCAGCTCTCCTTCAACACGGACACACTCTGCTGA